GCCTGGATCCAGCTACAGTCAGGGTCCAACAACCGTCAGAggccgtgcgtgcgtgcgtgcgtgcgtcctTGAGTATCATCCTGGCCATGCGTGCCGTCCTTCCTCGCCCTGCCGTTGCAGCTGCGTGCAGCGACGAGACAAACAAAGATAACCACTCCCAGCATTGCACTCCATTGGTACCAATGAAAAATGTTTCGGTTTCAGCCGGCGGTGGTAGTACAGGAGTAATTACAGTATATATTATTACTGGTGGTAACAGCCGGCGGGTCAAGTCAATTGGAAATGTGCCGAGGAAGGCAGAGCAGAAGCGTACTAACGACACGGACGACAAGCGGGACAGCACGGACGGGCGGGGCTCCTCGCTCGCTCCGGTTACCGCCTCCTGGCGTGACGGAGACCCCCAGCCCGCCCAACCCGTCGCCGACCCCGGTGGCGGCACAGAGAGAATAGAAAAACTGCAAAGCTCCACCGATCCGGCTCCGTTTCTCCCCTTTTTTTCCACGTGAGACGCACGCACGTCTCGTCTCGCATCGCCCCGCCCAATCCAATCATCCGCGCCGGGCGAGGCCGAGGGCGACCGACCGAGGGAAAAGTCccgccggcccggcccggcccgccctccctccctcgccGTAAATATAAAAGNNNNNNNNNNNNNNNNNNNNNNNNNNNNNNNNNNNNNNNNNNNNNNNNNNNNNNNNNNNNNNNNNNNNNNNNNNNNNNNNNNNNNNNNNNNNNNNNNNNNNNNNNNNNNNNNNNNNNNNNNNNNNNNNNNNNNNNNNNNNNNNNNNNNNNNNNNNNNNNNNNNNNNNNNNNNNNNNNNNNNNNNNNNNNNNNNNNNNNNNNNNNNNNNNNNNNNNNNNNNNNNNNNNNNNNNNNNNNNNNNNNNNNNNNNNNNNNNNNNNNNNNNNNNNNNNNNNNNNNNNNNNNCGTCTCGCCCATAACTACTCCTCCGCATCGCTGTtttctcctcccctcctcccctctctctcctcgagcCGCATCCCACCTGCCTGCCTGCCCGGGGGGTCCTGCAGCGGCCGCCAATCCCGCCCCATCCAATCTCCCTGCCCGACCCCTCCGCCGCCCTGATCTCGTCGCCGTCCGAGGGGCAGCGCTCCGGGTGCCGCAGTGCCTGCCCTCGCCGGCGTTCGTCTCCGTCGCCCGGTTCCGCCCGCCCGCTCGCTGCGGCCGTGTCGGCGACctgcgacggcggcgggggcgagcCGCGGGAACACGCGCGTCGGCGATGGCCACGGCCTGAGGTGCGATTCCTGCCTGCCCCACGCGCCGCCGGCGTACTCTGCCCTTATTGTTTACTGTTGCCACAAATACGGTTATATTTCCTCTTCGTCGATTTTTTTTTCACGATTCTGTTTGTTGTAATGGCCGGTGACGAATAGTCGGTAGGATTGGCGGTCATTGGTTAGTGCAGCCCAAAGCGAGTTTCAGTGGATCGACGACATCGGTGACGACAAAACCGATCAGATTTGCGGTAGTGCTATTTACAGTTGGCGTTAGTTTTTAATCCACCGCGCTTTTTGCTACTCAACTACTAGATCTTATTAACTGCTCAATACCCTTGTAAGCTATGGATATCCCTATCAAACCGATAATTTTGCGTATGCTCGCTACCTCGCTGCTGTACCAAATTGGTAGACGCCATTAAATGAATTCAACAATGATCCAGAAGCTGTGCATATCTGTTTATCTACTCCGAGACCAACTTGGGATGCCATTTCTTATTTTCAGCTGCAAAAAACACACATAGATATGAGGGGTGTTAGCCCAGATTTAATTTATGTTCCAGTACgattttctggatttgttttgtgTTTCTTTGTGTTGGTATCGTGGAATGGTTTCAGGGTGAATGGATGGGTCCTGTCTTGTTTGATTTTGCGAAGTGTTGGAGGACCGATGCTTTACTAGTTCCAGGATAATAATTGTTTTGTGTAAGACTGGAATCGTTCCACATATTTGCCTATGTATGTTGAAGGGTCCATTTTAGATATTTGCGGGTTATGAGCCTTTTCtccacaaaataaaaaaaatcttttgGTATGGTGGACTGAGTTAGATTTTGGGTCGAATCCATTCTCCAATGACAAGGTACAATGAAATGTTACTGATACATCCTCGCAGGTTGTTGCCTTAGTTGTGAATAATCTAGGTCAATATGTACTAACATGTTTAGCTTCAAATCATATAATTGAGATTGTTTTTTACTCGTCTGATGTTAAATTTGGATTAAGTTTAATATTTTGGTCATGTTATTCATATGACTAGTCAGTAATCTTCTGTTTATTCCCTGCTGTTTTGTTATTCTGTATTCACTATGGACCATTTTGCCAAACTTCTAATGTCTGTGTTGGTAAGTTTTTTTTTGCTGGTTTGGAAACATATATTCATATGCGACCTTTTTTGATTGATTGAGCTGATTGATGTTTGTGGAGTTCTCTTACAAGTTTGATTTTTATGACAAATGCAAAATTCCTGATATACATGGATGCCACTTTCAGTTATACCTGAGTTCGCATATCTAGAATGGTTCTCGTACTCTTTATCTGTGTAGAATCCCTGCTGACATAACTTTGATCTGTTGCAGATTGAGGATGCGCACAGAGGGTTTGGACTCTTGTGTATAGGCTCCCTCGCTGTTGAAATATTGTTGTAGATTCTGACGGAATGTTGGAGGGTCAATCTTGCCTGATCTCGAGGTCACTGCCCAGCTCCTGCGAACAGGAATCCAGATTAGCTTATATGACTTACCACCTCCTTGAGATCACGAGGACTAAGCGCCCATCTGGGGTCCTGGCTATTGAGCATGATGGAATTGCTGTGGCGGCAGTGCTGGCAAAGCGGGCTAAGTCTGAGGATAACCATGATGCTGTGCCGGTAGACTGTCAAGGTGGTAATCAGGGCTATTCTGATTCAAGCACACTGATAAGTTCTATTGGCAGAGATAATTCAATCAATTGCCTAGCCCGTTGTTCTCGGTCTGATTATGGCTCCATTGCATCACTGAGCCGGAACTTCCGTTCCCTTGTCCGTGATGGTGGTCTGTACAGAGAACGGCGGAGGTTAGGGATTGCAGAACATTGGGTATATTTCTCCTGCAATGTGCAGGAGTGGGAGGCATATGACCCATACCGTGAACGGTGGATGACGCTCCCAAGGATGCCACCTAATGAGTGTTTCATGTGCTCAGACAAGGAGTCACTAGCTGTGGGCACTGAACTTCTGGTGTTTGGCAAGGAGATTCTATCACATATTGTTCTTAGCTATAGCATTCTGACCAACTCATGGTCAAGAGGTGTTGAAATGAATGCCCCTAGATGTTTGTTTGGTTCGGCTAGTTTTGGAGAGAAGGCAATTATAGCTGGTGGCATGGATTCTTTTGGGAGTGTGCTTAGTTCTGCTGAGCTGTACAACTCTGAAACTAAAAGTTGGATTACACTTCCAAGCATGAACAAGCGTCGGAGAATGTGTTCTGGAGTCTTCATGGATGGCAAGTTTTATGTTATTGGTGGAATGGCCAGTAACACGGAGGTGCTGACATGCGGTGAAGAGTATGATTTAGAGAAGGGCACCTGGAGGTTGATAGAGAACATGTCCGAGGGGCTCAATGGTGCCAGTGGTGCTCCTCCCCTTGTTGCTGTAGTTGACAATGAGCTATATGCGGCTCAATATGCAGGAAAACTAGTAAGGAAGTATAATAAAAGTGATAACACATGGACAACTCTTGGGGAGTTACCAGAGCGCCCAGAAGCTGTGAATGGCTGGGGCATTGCATTCCGAGGATGTGGAGAGCGGCTCCTGGTGATTGGTGGACCAAGAGTGCTGGGAGGCGGGATGATTGAACTCCATTCGTGGATCCCAAGGGAGGGCCCCTTGCAATGGAACATGATCGGAAGCAAACCTTCTGGCAACTTTGTTTATAACTGTGCTGTCATGGGGTGCTGATTTCGGTGCCACCCACCCGTCGAACATACTTGTCAACAAGAAAGATTTGTGATATTGGTTTCGCAAATGCGCATAAAAGCACTGATTCTGCCTGATTGGTAATCTCTGCCTTCTTTTTTTCCTTCTCCTCTGGACATTTCAGATTTTACTCGATGTTCAATAGAGTAGTCAGTCACATCCTTGCTTGTATTCGTTAACAGTTGGGTCTCTGTTTTCCGTGCATTTGGTTTCCAGTTGGGAATTTGTACCTGGTCTGGTCTGGCCCGTATACTCTGTCGAACTCAGAATTCCCTGAGATGGATGCATCTAGGTGACAAACTGTAATTGATGTAGCCTTGCATCTGGACAAAATTGTATTGGACTCTGCATTGTCCCAGCTTCATAGTGCTCATGTGCAAATGCCTCTTAACAGAAACAACACTAGTTATAAATGTATCATGACATGGTTTACATTTCCTTGGACCGCTCGTTGACATATGCTGTATTCAAGAACCAATCATACGTTTGCAAAATATTCAACCTGGCGCTGCTTCATCGTTACGTAATATACTTTGTTGACACCATAACCACCCATATGTAACTTTGCACTACTGGTTGCGCTTTTCCCCGAATCCTAGCGCTAGGTCAAATCGACATTGGGCATAATTAAAGTTCCTTGAAGGATGCTCAACCATTTCAGATGAAACATCAAAACACACGGAGCACTGTTCGGGCAAACAAAGTCGATATTTTGCACCGAGCTGTCCGTGTCTCTAGTAGCATGGGCACTTCGATGCGAGCCCTGGTGACACTTGATGCTGCTGCCGGGTGGAGGAGCTCCTCCGAAGTCGCTCCGCTTTACGTCTCAGCGCGCTCGGGATTCCACGCTAACTAACTAGGCTCCGCTTAGCCTATTGGGGATATTGTTATCATCTAGGGTGGGCAGGTGCCCACTTCTATATTAAGAGAGAAAAGAATCCGAGAGACGACAAGCGCGGGGGCTAATCAGTGTGGATCGCTGTCCGCTCCGTGCTTTAACGTCGTGGAAATCGGAAAAAAGGGCCACGCTTCGCTGTCGAGTTGTTGCGTGCATCCTGTGCGATTAGGCTTGTTTCCGCCGATCATCTCGCCGCATTATCCCCTGCGGCACTGTGTTTTCTGTGGTGGCTTGGGATGAATGTTTTCGTTCGGTCGTGATGGgattgccctctttttcgttcatcCTGATGGGATTCTTGTCGGGTTGCCCTCTTTTTTAGTTTTATTATTAGGCCTTTGGCTGGTAGATTTGAGAATCTTGTTTATCAAGTGGCTAGGATTGGCTGATGGATCTgagaattttctttgtcaattggCTAGGGTATCTATGGCACCCTCCTGTAGAAGATTAGGAAAAATATCTGGCAGACACTCAGTCAGACGTCATCTAGaactgttagaagggagagagggatttgatggaatagttcgttgtattgcttgagcctcatgggtatatatatataggagtacaatcatctacttggaatacaagacaagccagaacaaatcctagtctatcttgtctttcctaataaacattatactcaacatcccccccgcagtcacaacggtagcgacgcagacggtgagactgaagaagaatctgaaggcaagccgacggacaccccccacagtcgtaacggtcgacgcatcgcatAAGTCGTgactggagtggaaaccgacgaggttgctcaagcaggtggtagccctttgtgccgtttgtcgatgtagccgagagcgtgtgtGGTGGAGCCGTGCGAAGAaggccgtggtcgatgtcgagtcggggtggccggtgttgaggaagtcgccgtggagccgcgggctcaagggggcgccgagttagcatgggcgcagtggtgtcgaagtagtgctGCGCCGGAGAGgagatgttgttgacgacgcgtcgcggcgggattgccaagcccggggacacatcgtagacgaaggcacgcaccggtgttgccagcgccgggcatgcgtagacggacgaagacgaagttgacgaagcgccgaaccaggcttgccaggcccggggacacgtcgtggacgaaggcacgcggcggtgttgccagcaccaggcATGCGGAGActaggacctgcacgagctgtacgccatgtcgaagaagtcggagggccaacagagaagaactcgacgacggttCCGGCGTCCATCGACGCGGGGccaatgtcaccaacggtggtcggagtagacaaagtggtcggggtagatgacggcgacgctgacgacgggctggtgctggatgaagacgaaggaggtggacgggcaACTGCGGCGGCTACAGGGTAGCGGCGTCGGCGGCCAAAAAAAGCGTCGGCGGCGGCTTGACGGCGGCGACAGCTTGAttaggagcgcggcggcgatgctcgaagtaggcggAAAACCCTGAcaacgtgacgaagaccggcgcggacgatgGCGtacccgcgccaagggagacggcgcggcgcataccacgggaggtcatcgcgcggtgacggcggagtggaccgcgggccgcggcgctacagcccgaaggggcgacgcagtggcggcgggcaggtcgggggcGACGACGGTAAGACCTCGGGGCGGCTGCggagaccgcgggccgcggcgcgatAACCCGTGGGGGCGGCCTCGGGACGGCTGCGTGgtccgcgtgccacgctcgctacggctcgacagggcgacgcagcggcggcgcgagggttgGTGCGGCCACGGGGACGACCAGGAGCGGATGGCCTCGaggcggcggtggaccgcgggccgcggcactacggcccgaaggggcgacgcagcggtgacgcaggtcggtgcagccgggagaagaacaacggggcggcggcgctgcggcccgacggggcgacgcggcggcagcccgatgctcgatctgtggagaggcgcgctgaactcggggacgatcttcacgggaccagCGGAGGCGCGCGtgaccgacgggccaggtcggtcgcgcgatgtagatgaggcggatcgcggctgcgagcgggtgatcaagccgatcgcgcgcgaggtcggggacgccgctcggcggaggcgtggtggcggcggagtccgagatgaagccggcggcggcgggcggcagggcggctatgattggccgccgcatggcgcgaggccgtcgggtcggggtgatgcaggagtcccggtcggagcagggcggtgacggccagCGTAGATCGAAGGGCGGGCCGTCGCGCGAACGACGGCGGTGAAGGGCCGCCGCATGATGCGAGGCCGCCGAGTCGGGGCGACTGGCGGGCCGATGcgcggacgacgcgcgaggccgccgcGTCGGGGCGNNNNNNNNNNgaggccgccgggtcggtgaagaagctggccaatcgcgccggtgttggagtagaggcgcacggggtcgatggcggcggtgggcgacgcaaaccggattACATAGACTGaaaaaccaaaaagtagacgccgaACAAAGCGACtggcgagagagagaaaacccggatcaaaggatcggggaaaagactctctagggcagccggtcaacacgaccggcgcacggggtcgatggcggcggtgggcgacgcaaaccggatcacatagactgaaaaaccaaaaagtagacgccgaACAAAGCGACTGGCGAGAGAGAGAAAACCTGGATCAAAGGAtcggggaaaagactctctagggcagccggtcaacacgatcggcggacgaaccctaggtacgggcggcggtcatggaggtcgatcgccccgggggc
Above is a window of Triticum aestivum cultivar Chinese Spring chromosome 6B, IWGSC CS RefSeq v2.1, whole genome shotgun sequence DNA encoding:
- the LOC123138222 gene encoding F-box/kelch-repeat protein At1g74510 — translated: MLEGQSCLISRSLPSSCEQESRLAYMTYHLLEITRTKRPSGVLAIEHDGIAVAAVLAKRAKSEDNHDAVPVDCQGGNQGYSDSSTLISSIGRDNSINCLARCSRSDYGSIASLSRNFRSLVRDGGLYRERRRLGIAEHWVYFSCNVQEWEAYDPYRERWMTLPRMPPNECFMCSDKESLAVGTELLVFGKEILSHIVLSYSILTNSWSRGVEMNAPRCLFGSASFGEKAIIAGGMDSFGSVLSSAELYNSETKSWITLPSMNKRRRMCSGVFMDGKFYVIGGMASNTEVLTCGEEYDLEKGTWRLIENMSEGLNGASGAPPLVAVVDNELYAAQYAGKLVRKYNKSDNTWTTLGELPERPEAVNGWGIAFRGCGERLLVIGGPRVLGGGMIELHSWIPREGPLQWNMIGSKPSGNFVYNCAVMGC